Proteins from a genomic interval of Aureimonas sp. AU20:
- a CDS encoding SDR family NAD(P)-dependent oxidoreductase — MSILSSHDPIGSILLVGASRGLGHAMAAELAERGWSVTATVRTPSRPGPLADLAKARPDRVAVETLDITEPSQIADLRSRLGERRFDILFVNAGTANLHQEETIAEVSTEEFVRVMVTNALGVMRAVEGLCGLVGADGTIGVMSSGQGSVANNTRGGHEVYRGSKAALNQYMRSFAARHADDPRPMVLMAPGWVRTELGGGDAPLSIEESIPKVVDVLLAQKGRPGLRYLDRNGETVPW, encoded by the coding sequence ATGTCCATCCTCTCTTCCCACGATCCGATCGGCAGCATCCTCCTCGTCGGCGCCTCGCGCGGTCTCGGCCATGCCATGGCGGCGGAACTCGCCGAGCGCGGGTGGTCGGTCACCGCCACGGTTCGCACCCCGTCCCGCCCAGGCCCGTTGGCGGATCTGGCAAAGGCGCGGCCCGACCGCGTCGCGGTCGAAACGCTCGACATCACCGAACCCAGCCAGATCGCGGACTTGCGCTCTCGCCTGGGCGAGCGGCGCTTCGACATCCTGTTCGTGAACGCGGGCACCGCCAATCTCCACCAGGAAGAGACGATCGCCGAGGTTTCGACCGAGGAGTTCGTTCGCGTAATGGTCACCAATGCGCTCGGCGTCATGCGAGCGGTGGAAGGGCTTTGCGGCCTCGTCGGCGCGGACGGCACAATCGGCGTGATGTCGTCGGGTCAGGGCAGCGTCGCCAACAACACGCGGGGCGGCCACGAGGTCTATCGCGGTTCGAAGGCCGCGCTGAACCAGTACATGCGCTCTTTCGCCGCCCGGCATGCCGACGACCCGCGCCCCATGGTGCTCATGGCGCCGGGCTGGGTGCGCACCGAACTCGGCGGCGGGGATGCGCCCCTTTCGATCGAGGAGAGCATCCCGAAGGTCGTGGACGTCCTTCTCGCCCAGAAGGGTCGGCCGGGCCTGCGCTATCTCGATCGCAACGGCGAGACCGTTCCCTGGTAG
- a CDS encoding NADPH-dependent FMN reductase — MQSKPRIAIVIGSTRPTRFADKPAQWMLAQAQARGDMDVELVDLRDHALPFFDEAASNMWMPSQNPEAVRWQETIARFDGYIFVVAEYNHSITGVLKNALDQAYKEWIRKPFTAIGYGGVGAARAVEHLRGIGIELQMVSTHAAVHIGGGDFMTIHPMGGNQPMEAIESHIQASAKTALDELLWWAKATMAAKAAEA, encoded by the coding sequence ATGCAGTCAAAGCCTCGCATCGCCATCGTCATCGGCTCGACCCGTCCGACCCGATTTGCCGACAAGCCGGCGCAGTGGATGCTCGCGCAGGCGCAAGCTCGCGGGGACATGGACGTGGAGCTCGTCGATCTTCGCGATCACGCCCTGCCCTTCTTCGACGAGGCGGCCTCCAACATGTGGATGCCCAGCCAGAACCCGGAAGCCGTTCGCTGGCAGGAGACCATCGCCCGCTTCGACGGCTACATCTTCGTGGTGGCGGAGTACAACCACTCGATCACGGGCGTCCTGAAGAACGCGCTGGATCAGGCCTACAAGGAGTGGATCCGCAAGCCCTTCACGGCGATCGGCTACGGGGGCGTCGGAGCGGCGCGTGCCGTGGAGCACCTGCGCGGCATCGGTATCGAGTTGCAGATGGTCTCGACCCACGCGGCCGTCCATATCGGCGGCGGCGACTTCATGACCATCCATCCGATGGGCGGCAACCAGCCGATGGAAGCGATCGAGTCGCATATCCAGGCCTCGGCCAAGACGGCGTTGGACGAGTTGCTCTGGTGGGCGAAGGCCACCATGGCGGCAAAGGCTGCCGAAGCCTGA
- a CDS encoding winged helix-turn-helix transcriptional regulator has protein sequence MLERISDKWTLLVVRALGNGPLRFNALKREVGGVSQKMLASTLRGLEENGFVLRTVTQDMPPMVEYALTDLGRDFGNPVQTFADWVIRNSERIEASRAAYAERRSVR, from the coding sequence ATGCTCGAGCGGATCAGCGACAAGTGGACGCTTCTCGTGGTGAGGGCGCTCGGAAACGGGCCGTTGCGTTTCAACGCCCTGAAGCGGGAGGTGGGCGGCGTCAGCCAGAAGATGCTGGCGTCGACCCTTCGAGGCCTCGAGGAGAACGGCTTCGTTCTGCGCACCGTGACGCAGGACATGCCGCCCATGGTCGAATACGCGCTGACGGATCTCGGTCGGGACTTCGGCAATCCTGTCCAGACCTTTGCCGATTGGGTCATCCGCAACTCCGAGCGGATCGAGGCCTCGCGCGCCGCCTATGCCGAGCGCCGGTCCGTGAGGTAG
- a CDS encoding AraC family transcriptional regulator — MSVDPLSDVLALLKPHTYIAGGFDLAGRWSLGFEAHTGIKCYALVSGSCWLALEGLAEAVRLEAGDCALLPNGRRFHLTTDLALPPVPFETMERLEWRGGMATLDGGGETLVLGGHFAFAGAHADVLLGAMPPIAHLRGDEESTNLRWALERMRRELVEPQPGGVLVAQHLAHLMLVQALRLYLKGGAGRHVGWIFALADPQLSAAIGAIHAEPGFRWTLSALAGKAAMSRSSFARAFSTTVGVSPIEYLTRWRMLLAGARLTDGHELVSTIAQSLGYGSDAAFSTAFKRTMGCAPRAYARFGRPTSSPHPWATTAVARAAGHGDGPERPHP; from the coding sequence ATGTCCGTAGATCCCCTGTCCGACGTCCTCGCGCTGTTGAAGCCGCATACCTACATCGCCGGGGGCTTCGACCTGGCCGGGCGCTGGTCGCTTGGGTTCGAGGCGCACACGGGCATCAAGTGCTATGCGCTGGTTTCGGGCAGCTGTTGGCTGGCGCTGGAGGGGCTTGCCGAGGCGGTGCGGCTGGAGGCGGGCGACTGCGCTCTTCTGCCCAACGGACGGCGTTTCCATCTCACCACCGACCTTGCGCTCCCGCCCGTTCCCTTCGAGACGATGGAGCGCCTCGAATGGCGAGGCGGCATGGCGACGCTGGACGGCGGGGGCGAGACACTGGTGCTCGGCGGGCATTTCGCCTTTGCAGGCGCCCATGCCGACGTTCTGCTGGGGGCGATGCCACCCATCGCGCACCTGCGCGGGGACGAGGAAAGCACGAACCTTCGCTGGGCGCTGGAGCGCATGCGGCGGGAATTGGTGGAGCCCCAGCCGGGCGGCGTCTTGGTGGCTCAGCATCTCGCCCACCTCATGCTGGTGCAGGCCCTGCGGCTCTACCTCAAAGGCGGGGCGGGACGGCATGTCGGCTGGATCTTCGCGTTGGCCGATCCGCAGCTTTCGGCCGCGATCGGCGCCATTCACGCGGAGCCAGGCTTTCGCTGGACCCTGTCCGCCCTTGCGGGCAAGGCCGCCATGTCGCGGTCCAGCTTCGCCAGGGCCTTCAGCACGACCGTAGGCGTGTCGCCGATCGAGTACCTGACGCGGTGGCGCATGCTGCTGGCGGGGGCGCGCCTGACGGACGGACACGAGTTGGTGTCGACCATCGCACAATCGTTGGGCTACGGTTCCGACGCGGCCTTCAGTACGGCCTTCAAACGCACGATGGGATGCGCGCCAAGGGCCTACGCCCGCTTCGGGCGCCCCACCAGTTCACCCCATCCCTGGGCAACGACCGCCGTCGCTCGAGCGGCCGGGCACGGCGACGGGCCAGAACGACCGCATCCATAA